The Ralstonia sp. RRA DNA segment AAACAGGCGCCATTCCGGTGGCAACCCGACATGCGCATCGAAAAAGCCGACCGCGACGCCAATCAGATAGCCGCCTACCAGATTGGCGGCCAGCGTGCCGTATGGCAACGCCGGATTGATCGCGTTCCACAACACCGCAAACCCCCAGCGCAGCCATGCCCCCAACGCAGCGCCCACGCCGACTGCCAGAAAGCCCATTCCGCCCATGCGCTCGCGTCCTTATTCGTAGTCGTTGGGTTGCGCCGATGCGTCGGGCGGATTGGCCGTGCTTGCCGCGGCATTGGTGGTGGTGATACCCCAGCGGGCAAGCGCCTTGTCATCGGTCACGCGGGCATCGACCCAGCGTGCGCCAGCGGGCGTCTGTTCCTTCTTCCAGAACGGCGCCTCGCTCTTGAGGTAATCCATGATGAATTCGCACGCGGCAAAGGACTCGCCGCGGTGCTTGGAAGCGACCGCCACCAGCACGATCTGGTCTTCCGGCCTGAGTTTGCCAACACGGTGGATGACCAGTGCGTCGATCAGCTCCCAGCGCTGCTGGGCCGCGCTCACGATGTTGGCGAGCGCCTTCTCGGTCATGCCGGGAT contains these protein-coding regions:
- the crcB gene encoding fluoride efflux transporter CrcB, with the translated sequence MGGMGFLAVGVGAALGAWLRWGFAVLWNAINPALPYGTLAANLVGGYLIGVAVGFFDAHVGLPPEWRLFAITGFLGGLTTFSTFSSEVVANILAGDYVIGALHIVAHLGGSLFLTMLGLWTVRTFS
- a CDS encoding molybdenum cofactor biosynthesis protein MoaE is translated as MTVRVQEADFDLGAEIAALRAGRPNIGAVASFIGTVRDINDGTGVSEMELEHYPGMTEKALANIVSAAQQRWELIDALVIHRVGKLRPEDQIVLVAVASKHRGESFAACEFIMDYLKSEAPFWKKEQTPAGARWVDARVTDDKALARWGITTTNAAASTANPPDASAQPNDYE